The following proteins are encoded in a genomic region of Acetobacter oryzoeni:
- a CDS encoding alpha/beta hydrolase, with protein sequence MSAGLVIFLHGVGSRGASFAPLLAQWGTDLPTIALAAPDAPFTFDLAPDGRQWFSIKGVTEANRTERIVAARQAFDDTLQSCISEAGFENRLDRVVLVGFSQGSIMALDAAVSGRWPVAGVAAFSGRLASPPSHAPSTGTRILLIHGDADPIMPVREAHKAARTLTTIGMTVTCDILPGVGHTLTASGVTRAREFIRTLLLPGSLVS encoded by the coding sequence ATGAGTGCCGGCCTGGTTATCTTCCTGCATGGGGTCGGCAGTCGGGGCGCCTCTTTTGCGCCGTTACTGGCACAATGGGGGACGGATCTGCCCACGATCGCCCTTGCCGCTCCCGATGCGCCGTTCACGTTCGACCTTGCGCCAGACGGGCGACAATGGTTCAGCATCAAGGGCGTGACGGAGGCCAACCGGACGGAACGGATCGTCGCTGCGCGGCAGGCTTTTGACGACACGCTCCAGTCCTGCATCTCGGAGGCCGGCTTTGAAAACAGGCTGGACCGGGTGGTGCTTGTGGGCTTTTCCCAGGGATCGATCATGGCGCTGGATGCCGCGGTCTCCGGCCGCTGGCCCGTGGCTGGCGTGGCCGCCTTTTCCGGGCGGCTTGCCTCGCCTCCCTCCCATGCTCCATCCACGGGAACACGCATTCTGCTGATCCATGGCGATGCGGACCCCATCATGCCGGTGCGGGAAGCTCACAAGGCCGCCCGGACCCTGACGACGATCGGCATGACCGTCACATGTGACATTCTGCCCGGCGTCGGCCATACTCTGACGGCTTCTGGAGTGACGCGGGCGCGGGAATTCATACGGACCCTTCTGCTTCCGGGTTCGCTGGTGTCCTAA